In Cryptomeria japonica chromosome 5, Sugi_1.0, whole genome shotgun sequence, the genomic window ttgattttccaccaggattttgAGACAACTAAGTGcagatttttgtccggattttcatccaaacaaaggtcgattttcccctaagagcatttgtaaggatttttgttcggattttcatccagacagggatcgattttccactgggaatattttgaagagttttgagtccggattttcatccaaactGAGGTCAAAATTCCACCAGGGAGgttttttccaagttaagtgagtttggagtgtggattttccaatccagactgccatcgaatttcccctgggggtgATTTTTTGCAAGTAGAGTgtatttttgtttggatttttgtccaagctcatatcgattttcccttgggaggttttttttgtgcattttgatgaagttatgcatagatttttgtccaagctcatatcgattttcccttatggggaaTTTTTGacgattttaatgatttttaaagggatttttcaatcccaacctatATTGATTTTCCCTTGCAGGCTTAATTTTGATTttaattgcaatattttaataaataagccccatttaattgcttttaaataattattaatgattatttaaaatttaaaagaaaaatttaataacttgcaataatcatttaataatttgAACCTTCTAGAGgcaagttaggttttcaccaagcaagtatttatacaagtgttttatcccacattgcttgtgtggtgaaagtgtgAGGTGAAAGAAAGTATATGAGAGGAGACTtcgcattattttattattatttctgccaggtgtctccatgaaagcgatttttctccaagttgggtgaatttttggcaaggcgtttttgtgaagtgtgggattgaggatttatttttcctccattttttccaactTGCTGATTTATTCcccttggctgccattaaagaccagtttcagaatttcgattttgctaagtttggcgattttttcaaactttagcattttttggtgaaaattggcaatttcatgtttggagacttatgcgatttttcctccaccattttgcTTGTTGTTCAGACCTTCATTGCTACAGATCCAAGCTGCCATTGACAAACAGTTTCAGATTTTTAGTTTGGCGCCATAGTTGGAAAATTTGGATTTTGCTTGGGAGGTGTTTGGTGCCATATTTTGGTGATTTTTATTCatgcttggtggctgccatcattttcagcttgctgattcgcttcagatctgaggtttgcttcagattttgacctccattaatggctgccattaatttttaGACTTTAagttttattgcccagccaattccaacttaggcaTTTTGCATTTGGAGGCATTttgtggagttttctgtgcattttttagaccattttatcgaTGTTGtaggtctgaaaactccattgttaggcggttgtcttcagaaattttcattttcagccacctaaccattttggcgattttgcttggagatgattccttagccatttttcatcattttcagagaTTTTTGACTagtttgcaaggtgctggtaagtctgaagtattcAATTTTCAAACTTGTCCTCAGAAATTAAATTTTTACCAACCACACTTACATTCCTGAATATGATTATTTTCATCATTAGAACTGATTTTTATCAAGATTATCCTccattgttgacctccattgttgactgcggaagatGTCTttagacattcattgtgtgaaaaccagagaaacgggactcgcccgaAATCGCCTAAACTCAGCGAGTCCAGgtccgagtcaggccaaacgagtcccaggggctcggactcggatTCGGCCGAGTCTGGAGgctaaactcgccagactcgccgagttggcgattttggcccaaaatcgccaaactcggtGAGTCCCGAGCCCTGGACTCGGCCGGCGTTGGCAGcaaataaaaagtcaaaaaaaaaatagtttgtaaagtttttttaaatccgttttttaatgttaattgtcttctagccctaaaagtgactttcatttcattcacttgcaaaaaaaggaagagtaaagtgaattgggaagaaaaacaagggtgcatagaagaaaaaccagcaaggaggaagctcaagttttcttcaatttttcacatTGGAGCTAcattgtgtttcgatttggtgcatcaagagttggataggaagagtttgcagctcatttcaagcttgttgtaagaggtaagattgttttttttaacattattttgtttcttatatgcaaaaattccattttctattcatttattttgaaagttttacattttcttgtatgcaagatcttttgtatgtttgtaatttgtatgtagcatgtagtatgtagttgtactatgtagggttgtatgtagggtttgtaaatttatttttttttaaattgtagggtttgacaaaccctacaattttttttaaaaaaaatttacaaaccctactttagtttttttgaatgtatgtattaattttattttgtatttgtaatgttttattgcagcaaacttcactttattatttgcctcaacttcaactttcacaaaactatcctaaaatgtctacttcggcttctagaccccccatgagaaaggaccctgcttggaaatatcatgaggattttccagggcaaggaaaggggcaaacaaaatgtatgttttgcaaaacaatattccatggaggtatatataggctgaaataccatattgctggtgtgcgtggacatgatgccgaaccatgcctaaaagcagtctCTGAGGCCatacgtgattgttatgtaatagttgaggagattgaaagaaaaaagaaacaaaaggaggatcgagcggccattgggagagagacagttttaggaagagggacacagttaggttgtgttggaggcccttcttccttacctccatatcgtcccactcagtttgctactgctggtgcttccgtttctgcttctgcttttataagtggcagtgccactgccaccgccacttctcatgctcctaccacTAATAGTCATAGTGGGAatgttaccattggacctaggattcgtaaatctaggttggattccttctttgtgcctcgcactactcctgggtcccaaccgtcgcttgagggcatgggttggaacaaggaggtccatgatgctgctaaaatggcaattggcaggttttggagctacagctgtattccattctttgtagccaggtgaatgttttacttttatgtttgataactttgattgttttaatttttatacttatctcattgaatttttatacttaacttatctcattgagtttctttgtgacaggtctccttattggcaacaaatggttgatgccattaccatatgcggggcggggttcaaagcccctagtgagagtgatttgaggggacccattttgtctcaaatggtggatgatgtgaaaaaggatttagatgaacaacgccacatatggagcactaaaggttgcaccatcatgactgatggttggacggataggagaaatagaactctccttaattttcttgtttcttccgcaggtgattgattaattttagtttcatatagtctttaattttttattttttatctaatgg contains:
- the LOC131060583 gene encoding uncharacterized protein LOC131060583, which translates into the protein MGWNKEVHDAAKMAIGRFWSYSCIPFFVARSPYWQQMVDAITICGAGFKAPSESDLRGPILSQMVDDVKKDLDEQRHIWSTKGCTIMTDGWTDRRNRTLLNFLVSSAGGTVFIKSIDASAHCKNATYLCEQIEEVIEDVGEENVVQVVTDNAANYVAAGRLLMERHPSIV